GCCGCGCAGACGGTCAGGGACGGGTCGCGGCCCACGAAGTCATGCGCTGCAATCGCGCGATCTCGAACTTGATTCGCGAAAACAAGATTCACCAAATCCCTTCGGCCATTCAAACCGGTGCTTCGCAGGGCATGGTGCTTTTCGAAAAATCCGTGGATGAGTTGGTCCGCAAAGGAAAGATCTCGCGCGAAGACGCGCTGACGTTCATCGGTAAGACCGACGACGTGCCCAAAGCGAGCTAGAACGACCAGGTATAAGCTGCCAAAGGGACCGCCGCCGGCGGTCCTTTGCTTTTGGGCGCTTCGGCGAAGAGCGAAAGCTCCGGCCGGGGGGGCAAAGCCATGGCCATATCCGAAGGCTCCATCATGACGTAGCCCACGCCCGCGATCAGCCCCGCGCCCAAACCCGCGTAAATGTTTCCCGTATGGTCTTGGGGACGACCGTAAAAGCTGAGTGTTGAAAGTCCCAGCACCGCCCCGCCCAGTCCGCAGAAAATGACCGTCGCCACACTCCGACGCACGCCCTGCAGCTCGCTGCTGCCTTGCGCGTTCGCGGTGTTCAGGTGGGCCAGCAACAAAGCCATGACGAGGACCAGCTTGTACGGAATTTTGTTGAGGCGCGTGTGACGTGCTGACATATGATTCAAATCCCAGCATACAGCGCCGGGGGAGGCAAGCCTTGACCATCACGAACGCGAAAGAATTGGCCCGGTTTATCGATCACACCCTGCTGAAGCCGGACGCCAGCGAAAATGACCTCCGCAAGATGTGCACCGAAGCGCGCGAACATGGCTTCTTCGGCGTTTGCGTGAACTCGATGCACGTTCCCTTCGTCGTCCAAGAGCTCAAAGGTTCGAGCGTGCAGATCGTTTCGGTCATCGGCTTTCCATTAGGCGCCATGGATACCCGCGCGAAAGCCTTCGAGGCCGAGCTCGCGTTGAAAAATGGCGCGCGCGAAATCGACATGGTCATCGACATCGGCGCGATGAAAGAAAAGAACTTCAACCGCGCCGAAAAAGACATCGCCGCGATCGCCGCCGTTTGCAAAGACCACACACTGAAAGTGATTTTGGAAACCGTCTTTTTGACGGACGAGGAAAAACGGATCGCGTGTACTTTGACCCGCAATGCGGGCGCGCATTTCGTGAAAACCTGCACCGGTTTCGCCGGCGGGGGCGCCACGATTTCGGATATCGCCCTCATGCGGGAAGTGGTTGGAGCCGATTTCGGAGTGAAGGCCAGTGGCGGCATCAAAACCACCGCCGCCGCCATCGCACTGATCGACGCGGGCGCGACCCGCTTGGGCACAAGCTCGGGCGTCGCGCTGATTCAAGGCCAAGCCGCGGGTCCGGGTTACTGATGGAACCCCTTCTTCCCGCAAAATTCATTCGCCGCAAACGCGACGGTCAAGAGCTCGGCGACGCCGAGATTCAGGAATGGATCAAGGCGTACACCGATGGCACCGTGACGGACTATCAAATGTCGGCCTTCCTGATGGCGGTCTACTTTCGCGGAATGACGAATACCGAAACTCTCGCGATGGTGAAGGCGATGATGGCCTCGGGCGAAGTTCTGACTTGGCCGGGTCATGATCTGTTCAAGGTCGACAAACATTCGACCGGCGGTATCGGCGACAAGACGAGTTTGATCTTGGCCCCCATCGTCGCGGCGGCCGGGCTGGCCGTGCCGATGATGTCCGGCCGCGGCCTGGGACATACCGGCGGCACCCTCGATAAACTGGAATCGGTCCCCGGCTTCAATACCCAAACCACATTGCCGGAGTTTGATCGGCTGGTTCGTGAAAATCGCATGGGTATGATCGGTCAGACGACCGCGATTTGTCCCGCCGATCGGAAGATGTACGCCCTTCGCGACGTCACCGGAACGGTGGAAAGTCTGCCGCTCGTCTGCGCGAGCATCATGTCGAAGAAACTCGCCGAAGGAATCGACGGCTTGGTTCTCGATGTGAAGTACGGCAATGGCGCCTTCTTCAAAGATCAAGAAAAGGCGCGGGAACTTGGCAAGGCCCTCAAGGCGATCGGCACCCAGTACGGCAAAAAAGTCGTCGTGCTTTTGACCGATATGAACCAACCTCTCGGCGCTTTCGCCGGCAATGCCTTGGAAATTTTCGAATGCCACGAGATTCTCAAAGGCGCGACCCGACCCGGCGCGCGCGGCCAAGACCTGTACGCCGACACCCGCGCATTGAGCCTCGAGCTCGCCGCGCAGATGCTGCAGTTGGGTCGCCCCGAGATGAAAATCGAAGCCTGCCGCGCGGAATGTGATCGTATCCTGAAATCCGGCGAAGCGCTGAAAGCATTCGAGCTCATGTTGTCCGCCCAAGGCGGGCGCCTCGCCGAGCTTCCCCATGCGGAACATCGCCACGTGGTCAAAGCGCCGCGCGCGGGATATATTCACGCCTTCGAAACGGAAAAGATCGGGTACCTGAACGTCGCGCTCGGCGCGGGACGCTTGAAAGTCACCGATACGATCGATCCCGTTTCGGGTATGGAATTCCACGCCAAAGTGGGCGACCGTATTGAAGCGGGCGAGGCCCTCGTGACCGTTTACGGTCGCGACGCCGAAAAACTCCGCGCCATCGAGAATGACGTGACCGCCGCGATTCACATCGGTGAAGCGGCTCCCTCCGCGAAGCCCTTGATCCTGGCCACGCTTTAAGTTCGTTTCGATTGAACGATCTCTTCACCAAGAGCGATCACGTCGCAGGTCGCTTCGGCTTGCGTGGACCGGCGGTTCGTGTTGATCTAACGATCACTATGGAACAATTTTGGATCTGGTTGATTCTAGGACTGGCGCTTATCGGTGCCGAACTGCTGTCGGGCGCTTTCGTGATTTTGTTTTTCGGAGTCGGCGCGCTCATCACGGCCGTCACGGTCATCGTCACGATCATTCCGCTCGCCTTGCAGATTTTGATCTTCGGGGTCAGCTCGCTGGCCCTGTTGATGATTTTCCGCAAACGCTTCATCAAAACCGTCTCGGAAGAAGAGAAGAAGCGCTCGCTGTCAGCCGACG
Above is a genomic segment from Pseudobdellovibrionaceae bacterium containing:
- a CDS encoding NfeD family protein, encoding MEQFWIWLILGLALIGAELLSGAFVILFFGVGALITAVTVIVTIIPLALQILIFGVSSLALLMIFRKRFIKTVSEEEKKRSLSADVDTQLILSESLAPGAEAMVAYQGTHWTAVNLENEELKQGTRVRIERTEGIKIFVRRAH
- a CDS encoding thymidine phosphorylase; this encodes MEPLLPAKFIRRKRDGQELGDAEIQEWIKAYTDGTVTDYQMSAFLMAVYFRGMTNTETLAMVKAMMASGEVLTWPGHDLFKVDKHSTGGIGDKTSLILAPIVAAAGLAVPMMSGRGLGHTGGTLDKLESVPGFNTQTTLPEFDRLVRENRMGMIGQTTAICPADRKMYALRDVTGTVESLPLVCASIMSKKLAEGIDGLVLDVKYGNGAFFKDQEKARELGKALKAIGTQYGKKVVVLLTDMNQPLGAFAGNALEIFECHEILKGATRPGARGQDLYADTRALSLELAAQMLQLGRPEMKIEACRAECDRILKSGEALKAFELMLSAQGGRLAELPHAEHRHVVKAPRAGYIHAFETEKIGYLNVALGAGRLKVTDTIDPVSGMEFHAKVGDRIEAGEALVTVYGRDAEKLRAIENDVTAAIHIGEAAPSAKPLILATL
- the deoC gene encoding deoxyribose-phosphate aldolase, whose product is MTNAKELARFIDHTLLKPDASENDLRKMCTEAREHGFFGVCVNSMHVPFVVQELKGSSVQIVSVIGFPLGAMDTRAKAFEAELALKNGAREIDMVIDIGAMKEKNFNRAEKDIAAIAAVCKDHTLKVILETVFLTDEEKRIACTLTRNAGAHFVKTCTGFAGGGATISDIALMREVVGADFGVKASGGIKTTAAAIALIDAGATRLGTSSGVALIQGQAAGPGY